A single genomic interval of Nomascus leucogenys isolate Asia chromosome 3, Asia_NLE_v1, whole genome shotgun sequence harbors:
- the LOC115834448 gene encoding uncharacterized protein LOC115834448 encodes MILEITDACYLLKSILGSRITKLKVLNISRGTAIFTLHMIIVITEIYIPFINSQIHNHRHPEIYHTSSRVHFTKSEVKPKDLNREAGPPVYFSLLDPPRLIKQLGRPFHTHSRQCRAFAPLPRGIYTGPSLSSNSRRTPSNTEFEKLRNLLSPTSPH; translated from the coding sequence ATGATTTTGGAGATCACAGATGCATGCTACTTGCTCAAGTCTATTCTTGGAAGTCGTATTACCAAATTAAAGGTTCTCAACATTTCTCGGGGTACTGCAATTTTTACATTGCATATGATAATTGTTATTACTGAGATCTACATTCCTTTCATCAATTCACAAATACACAATCACAGACATCCTGAGATCTATCATACGTCCAGCCGCGTTCATTTCACAAAATCAGAAGTTAAGCCTAAAGATCTGAACCGAGAAGCCGGACCTCCGGTCTACTTCTCCCTCCTGGATCCACCCCGACTTATTAAGCAGTTAGGCCGACCCTTCCATACTCATTCAAGGCAGTGCAGAGCTTTTGCTCCCCTGCCCAGAGGCATCTACACTGGTCCCAGCCTCTCGTCCAACTCCCGTAGGACGCCAAGCAATACGGAGTTCGAGAAGCTCAGAAATCTTCTGAGCCCCACCAGTCCACACTAG